The Aestuariibaculum lutulentum genome segment CAATCAAACATATCTGCTTATCAACACACGAAACAAACAATAACCAACACTTTCGTTATCTTTATTGACAAATAGAAGTTTTTTAGTTTAAAATAAAATGAATAAATATCAGGAGACATTTAACACCTGGAATAGCATAGCCAACCGCTATGAGGAAGCGTTTTTTGACCTGCATTTATATAACGACACTTACGATTTCTTTTTAGACAATCTTCCAGATAAAGAATCAAAAATTTTAGATGTGGGCTGCGGACCTGGAAATATTACGAACTACCTGTTAAACAAAAGTCCAAACCTAAAAATTAAAGGCATAGATATTTCAAAAAACATGATTGCTTTAGCTCAAAAGAATAACAAATCAGCTGAATTTAAAATCATGGACATTAGAAATTTAGATTCACTACAAGATAGCTTCGACGGTATTATTTGCGGTTTTTGTCTCCCTTATTTATCTAAAAAAGACTACTCCAAACTCATTTCAGACTGTAATCTATTACTAAATAAAAACGGCATTCTATATCTAAGTTTTGTTGAAGGTGACACCAAAAATTCAGGATATATTTCCGGAAGTACAGGAGACCGTATGTATTTCTATTATCACAACCTAAAAGACCTTAAAAACGAATTAACTATTCACGGTTTTGAATCTCCTAAACTTATTTTAAAATCTTACGCAAAAAGAAATGGATCTGAAGAAACCCACAGTATTTTAATAAGCAGAAAAAAATAATTCCCTAAAGTAGTTGTGAAGTAAAACAAAAAAAGGTCCGTTAAAACGGACCTTAAATTAATAACATTTAATAAAGACTCTAAATTAAAGTCTTTATTTTTTCAATTATAGTATCAGCTAACGCATCGGCACTTTCCTGAGATGTGCTTTCTGTATAAATTCTGATAATCGGTTCGGTGTTTGATTTACGAAGGTGTACCCATTCGGTTTCAAAATCAATCTTCACGCCATCAATCGTATTCACGGCTTCATTTTTAAAATGTTCAGCTATTTGATCTAAAATAATATCAACATTTATTTCTGGCGTTAACTCTATTTTCTTCTTACTCATAAAATAATTTGGGTAAGAATCACGTAATGCTTTACATGATATTTTTTGATGCGCCAAATGCGATAAAAACAAAGCCACACCCACCAGAGAATCTCTTCCGTAATGTGAATCCGGATAAATAATTCCGCCATTACCTTCACCGCCTATTACGGCATGAGCGGCTTTCATTTCAATAACTACGTTTACTTCACCAACAGCACTAGCCGTATAGGTTCCGCCATGTTTTTGAGTGATATCTCGTAAAGCCCTTGACGATGATAAATTAGAAACGGTGTTTCCGCCATTTAATCGACCCAACACATAATCGGCGCAAGCAACAAGGGTGTACTCTTCGCCAAACATAGAACCATCTTCACAAATAAGTGCTAAGCGGTCAACATCTGGATCGACCACAATACCAAAATCTG includes the following:
- a CDS encoding class I SAM-dependent DNA methyltransferase, which codes for MNKYQETFNTWNSIANRYEEAFFDLHLYNDTYDFFLDNLPDKESKILDVGCGPGNITNYLLNKSPNLKIKGIDISKNMIALAQKNNKSAEFKIMDIRNLDSLQDSFDGIICGFCLPYLSKKDYSKLISDCNLLLNKNGILYLSFVEGDTKNSGYISGSTGDRMYFYYHNLKDLKNELTIHGFESPKLILKSYAKRNGSEETHSILISRKK